In a single window of the Saccharothrix australiensis genome:
- a CDS encoding AMIN-like domain-containing (lipo)protein, with translation MVRRLVLTVSALVAALTVVVAPAVPATSAGCGVDWGSLPKTATPTTAGQLVDIRSGRQDCYDRLVFDFRGDNDGYFVQYVDQVYEDPTGRPVPLRGDGKLQVVVHSPAYDEHGNPTYTYADRDELVNVAGYTTFRQVAWAGSFEGQTTVGLGVRARLPFRVFTLPGRLVVDVAHTW, from the coding sequence ATGGTTCGCCGTCTTGTGCTGACGGTCTCCGCGCTGGTCGCGGCGTTGACGGTCGTCGTGGCACCCGCCGTGCCGGCCACGTCGGCCGGCTGCGGTGTCGACTGGGGTTCGCTGCCCAAGACCGCCACCCCGACCACGGCCGGGCAGCTGGTCGACATCAGGTCGGGTCGCCAGGACTGCTACGACCGGCTGGTGTTCGACTTCCGGGGTGACAACGACGGGTACTTCGTCCAGTACGTCGACCAGGTCTACGAGGACCCCACGGGGCGTCCGGTGCCGCTGCGCGGCGACGGCAAGTTGCAGGTGGTGGTCCACTCGCCGGCGTACGACGAGCACGGCAACCCGACCTACACCTACGCCGACCGGGACGAGCTGGTGAACGTGGCGGGGTACACGACGTTCCGGCAGGTCGCCTGGGCCGGTTCGTTCGAGGGGCAGACCACGGTCGGCCTCGGGGTGCGGGCGCGGCTGCCGTTCCGGGTGTTCACGCTGCCCGGCCGGCTCGTGGTGGACGTCGCCCACACCTGGTGA
- a CDS encoding sensor histidine kinase, whose translation MLRRLLVLIVPLLAALVAALGVPLAFAVVQGESQETYLDRLGDAGRFASLAENALASGRRTALREELERYDQLYGIAAALVSTDRTILESSRRPFPLTGPAVEAGLDAAFSGYRGEPDRSIWPWEDVDLVLVEPVGRDSEVVAAVVTVSPTSGLRHAILRQWGLLALVGLVPMLGVVAVAWPMSRWVLRPVRMLDDATAAVAGGKLDARADELGGPPELRRLAASFNVMVDVVSRALRRQRAFVSDASHQLRNPLASLRLAVDNLAPHVVGDAGREAQRIAVDEAEEMGRVLDTLLAATRLDSASAAEPVDVDSLLATHVPGWRALAGDIALEVRVPRGLHVLAPPGGLGSVLDELVGNAIRLSGATRVAVWAVTHGERAELHVTDDGEGLAEEERTLALRRFWRAPRHQNTAGTGLGLSICAELVVSAGGELHLRPVEPHGLDAVVVLGVGSPDRSAPGAGGTLRD comes from the coding sequence ATGCTCCGCCGACTGCTCGTCCTCATCGTGCCGCTGCTCGCGGCGCTGGTGGCCGCCCTCGGTGTGCCGCTCGCGTTCGCCGTGGTGCAGGGCGAGAGCCAGGAGACCTACCTCGACCGGCTCGGCGACGCGGGCCGGTTCGCGTCGCTGGCGGAGAACGCCCTCGCCTCGGGCCGCCGCACCGCCCTGCGCGAGGAGCTGGAGCGGTACGACCAGCTCTACGGCATCGCCGCCGCCCTGGTCAGCACCGACCGCACGATCCTGGAGAGTTCGCGCCGACCGTTCCCGCTGACCGGTCCGGCGGTCGAGGCGGGCCTGGACGCCGCGTTCAGCGGGTACCGCGGCGAACCCGACCGGTCGATCTGGCCGTGGGAGGACGTCGACCTGGTGCTCGTGGAGCCGGTCGGCCGCGACAGCGAGGTGGTGGCCGCCGTCGTGACGGTCTCGCCGACCAGCGGCCTGCGCCACGCGATCCTCCGCCAGTGGGGCCTGCTCGCCCTGGTCGGGCTGGTGCCGATGCTGGGCGTCGTGGCCGTCGCGTGGCCGATGTCGCGGTGGGTGCTGCGACCGGTGCGGATGCTGGACGACGCCACCGCCGCCGTCGCCGGCGGGAAGCTCGACGCCCGCGCGGACGAGCTGGGCGGCCCGCCCGAGCTGCGCAGGCTCGCGGCCTCGTTCAACGTCATGGTGGACGTCGTCAGCCGGGCGCTGCGCCGCCAGCGGGCGTTCGTGTCGGACGCCTCGCACCAGCTGCGCAACCCGCTCGCGAGCCTGCGGCTGGCGGTGGACAACCTCGCGCCGCACGTCGTGGGCGACGCCGGGCGGGAGGCGCAGCGCATCGCCGTCGACGAGGCCGAGGAGATGGGGCGCGTGCTGGACACCCTGCTCGCCGCGACCCGCCTGGACAGCGCGTCGGCCGCCGAGCCGGTCGACGTGGACTCGCTGCTGGCGACGCACGTGCCCGGCTGGCGGGCGCTGGCCGGTGACATCGCGCTGGAGGTCCGCGTGCCGCGCGGCCTGCACGTGCTGGCGCCGCCCGGCGGGCTGGGCAGCGTGCTGGACGAGCTCGTCGGCAACGCGATCCGGCTGTCCGGGGCCACCCGCGTCGCGGTGTGGGCGGTCACGCACGGCGAACGGGCGGAGCTGCACGTCACCGACGACGGCGAGGGGCTGGCCGAGGAGGAGCGCACCCTGGCGTTGCGGCGGTTCTGGCGCGCGCCGCGGCACCAGAACACCGCGGGCACCGGGCTGGGCCTGTCGATCTGCGCGGAGCTGGTCGTGAGCGCGGGCGGCGAACTGCACCTGCGGCCGGTCGAGCCGCACGGGTTGGACGCGGTCGTCGTGCTCGGCGTCGGGTCGCCCGACCGGAGCGCTCCGGGCGCCGGCGGAACGCTCCGCGACTGA
- a CDS encoding TAXI family TRAP transporter solute-binding subunit, translating to MQVTRRSLLLAALAAGAPACTSSPPPAPAELVLATGPEGAVFREVGGALAGALADRLPGSRVVARSTGASVANVRLLAAGEVHLGLSSLDPLFEARLSADDPAGISAVGRLYDSFLQVVVPAGAPVRRIADLAGARVSFGPHESGTEFTASRLLDLLGVRVDVQRMAHAEAARRMAAGAIDAMVALTGIPTPAIRDLLGGFPFRLLDLPEEAVRLADAFPGPYAPVTIPATTYGSMGPCRTFAVPNLLLARSALDASVVEVVTRTVFTESARIAAGHSEAGRINVRTGIATGRVPLHRGAERWFRSVKR from the coding sequence GTGCAGGTGACCCGGCGCTCGCTGCTGCTCGCCGCCCTCGCGGCGGGTGCGCCCGCGTGCACGTCGTCACCACCGCCCGCGCCCGCCGAGTTGGTCCTGGCGACCGGGCCGGAGGGTGCGGTGTTCCGCGAGGTCGGCGGTGCCCTCGCGGGGGCGCTGGCCGACCGGTTGCCGGGCAGCCGGGTGGTCGCGCGGTCCACCGGCGCGTCGGTGGCGAACGTCCGCCTGCTCGCCGCCGGTGAGGTCCACCTGGGACTGTCCTCGCTGGACCCGCTGTTCGAGGCGCGGCTGAGCGCCGACGACCCCGCCGGCATCAGCGCCGTCGGGCGGCTGTACGACAGCTTCCTCCAGGTCGTCGTGCCGGCGGGCGCGCCGGTGCGGCGGATCGCGGACCTCGCCGGGGCGCGCGTGTCGTTCGGCCCGCACGAGTCCGGGACGGAGTTCACCGCCTCCCGGCTGCTCGACCTGCTCGGCGTCCGGGTCGACGTGCAGCGCATGGCGCACGCCGAGGCCGCCCGGCGGATGGCCGCGGGCGCGATCGACGCGATGGTGGCGTTGACCGGCATCCCGACACCGGCCATCAGGGACCTGCTCGGCGGGTTCCCGTTCCGGCTGCTCGACCTTCCCGAGGAGGCGGTGCGGCTGGCCGACGCGTTCCCCGGCCCCTACGCGCCGGTGACGATCCCGGCCACCACCTACGGGTCGATGGGGCCCTGCCGGACGTTCGCGGTGCCGAACCTGCTGCTGGCGCGGAGCGCGCTGGACGCGTCGGTGGTGGAGGTGGTGACGCGGACGGTGTTCACCGAGTCGGCCCGCATCGCCGCCGGGCACTCGGAAGCCGGTCGGATCAACGTGCGCACGGGCATCGCCACCGGCCGCGTGCCGCTGCACCGGGGAGCGGAACGCTGGTTCCGCTCCGTCAAGCGCTGA
- the trpB gene encoding tryptophan synthase subunit beta, which translates to MSPGHLAPTPHDPDERGHFGPWGGRYMPEALIAAVDELAAFYEKARVDPEFLDEFFRLLREYAGRPSLLTEVPRFAAHAGGARVFLKREDLNHTGSHKINNVLGQALLTKRMGKKRVIAETGAGQHGVATATACALMGLDCVVYMGEVDTERQALNVARMRLLGAEVIPVKTGSRTLKDAINEALRDWVANVDDTHYLLGTAAGPHPFPVLVRDFHRVIGIEARAQVLEQAGRLPDAVAACVGGGSNAIGIFHGFIDDPSVRLVGLEPGGDGVDTDRHGATLTVGTPGSLHGALSYVMQDEDGQITEAHSISAGLDYPGVGPEHAHLKDTGRAEYRPVTDAEAMEAFALLSRTEGIIPAIESAHALAGALVLGRELGPDGLLVVNLSGRGDKDMDTAIKWFGLGVES; encoded by the coding sequence ATGTCGCCCGGCCACCTGGCGCCGACGCCCCACGACCCCGACGAGCGGGGCCACTTCGGACCGTGGGGCGGCCGGTACATGCCGGAAGCGCTCATCGCCGCCGTGGACGAGCTCGCGGCCTTCTACGAGAAGGCCAGGGTCGACCCGGAGTTCCTCGACGAGTTCTTCCGGCTGCTGCGCGAGTACGCCGGGCGGCCGTCGCTGCTCACCGAGGTGCCGAGGTTCGCGGCGCACGCCGGTGGGGCGCGGGTGTTCCTCAAGCGGGAGGACCTGAACCACACCGGCTCCCACAAGATCAACAACGTGCTGGGCCAGGCGCTGCTCACCAAGCGGATGGGCAAGAAGCGCGTCATCGCCGAGACCGGCGCCGGCCAGCACGGCGTGGCCACGGCGACGGCGTGCGCGCTGATGGGCCTGGACTGCGTCGTCTACATGGGCGAGGTCGACACCGAGCGGCAGGCGCTCAACGTGGCCCGGATGCGGCTGCTCGGCGCCGAGGTCATCCCGGTCAAGACCGGGTCGCGGACGCTGAAGGACGCGATCAACGAGGCCCTGCGCGACTGGGTCGCCAACGTCGACGACACGCACTACCTGCTCGGCACGGCGGCCGGCCCCCACCCGTTCCCGGTGCTGGTCCGCGACTTCCACCGGGTGATCGGCATCGAGGCCCGCGCCCAGGTGCTCGAACAGGCGGGCAGGCTGCCCGACGCCGTCGCCGCGTGCGTCGGCGGAGGGTCGAACGCCATCGGCATCTTCCACGGCTTCATCGACGACCCGTCGGTGCGGCTGGTCGGCCTGGAGCCCGGCGGCGACGGCGTCGACACCGACCGGCACGGCGCGACGCTGACCGTCGGCACGCCCGGCTCGCTGCACGGCGCGCTGTCCTACGTGATGCAGGACGAGGACGGCCAGATCACCGAGGCCCACTCCATCTCGGCCGGCCTCGACTACCCCGGCGTCGGCCCGGAGCACGCCCACCTCAAGGACACCGGGCGCGCCGAGTACCGGCCGGTGACCGACGCGGAGGCGATGGAGGCGTTCGCGCTGCTGTCCCGCACCGAGGGCATCATCCCCGCCATCGAGTCGGCGCACGCGCTGGCCGGCGCGCTGGTGCTGGGCCGCGAACTGGGCCCGGACGGGTTGCTCGTGGTGAACCTGTCCGGCCGGGGCGACAAGGACATGGACACCGCGATCAAGTGGTTCGGGCTGGGAGTGGAGTCATGA
- the dctA gene encoding C4-dicarboxylate transporter DctA, producing MVTAGTRERKPIHRHLYFWVLVSIVLGVVVGYAFPEQASGMKWLADLFVALVKVVIAPTIFCTVVVGIAGLGNLAKAGGLALRTILYFTAMTTVALVIGLVVVNLVQPGHHGPAIPINDDAAAKTLAEAKTAETGVTGFILSLVPKSFVGAFTDGQLIQVLLVAILVAVAVAGMGRRGERVVAALDTVAKVMFGVIKIVMYAAPIGAFGGIAYTIGKFGGTILGKLAWLMGSFYATCLLFVLVVLGGVALCAGFSIFKFLRYLKDELLIVLGTSSSESVLPRMLVKLEAAGADKSVVGLTIPTGYSFNLDGTCIYLTMGAIFIAQATGHDVGIGTQVGLLLFMLLASKGAAGVTGAGLVTLAASLTAFEANSAIPAVGIALIVGIDRFMSEARAITNVIGNGVGTLVVARWQGQLDRARLKEVLDNPADVDVDALLDRGEGHDAERADHAGRAVAKV from the coding sequence GTGGTCACCGCGGGAACCCGTGAGCGCAAGCCGATCCACCGGCACCTGTACTTCTGGGTGCTGGTGTCGATCGTGCTGGGCGTGGTCGTCGGCTACGCGTTCCCGGAGCAGGCGTCCGGGATGAAGTGGTTGGCCGACCTGTTCGTGGCGCTGGTGAAGGTGGTCATCGCGCCGACCATCTTCTGCACCGTCGTGGTCGGCATCGCGGGTCTGGGCAACCTCGCCAAGGCCGGCGGCCTGGCGCTGCGGACCATCCTCTACTTCACCGCGATGACCACGGTCGCCCTGGTCATCGGCCTGGTCGTGGTGAACCTCGTGCAGCCCGGACACCACGGCCCGGCGATCCCGATCAACGACGACGCCGCCGCCAAGACGCTCGCCGAGGCGAAGACCGCCGAGACCGGCGTGACGGGCTTCATCCTGTCCCTGGTGCCGAAGTCGTTCGTCGGCGCGTTCACCGACGGCCAGCTCATCCAGGTGCTGCTGGTGGCGATCCTGGTGGCCGTCGCGGTGGCCGGGATGGGCAGGCGCGGCGAGCGGGTCGTGGCCGCGCTGGACACGGTCGCCAAGGTGATGTTCGGCGTCATCAAGATCGTCATGTACGCCGCGCCGATCGGCGCGTTCGGCGGCATCGCCTACACGATCGGCAAGTTCGGCGGCACGATCCTCGGCAAGCTGGCGTGGCTGATGGGGTCGTTCTACGCGACGTGCCTGCTGTTCGTCCTGGTCGTGCTGGGCGGCGTGGCGCTGTGCGCCGGGTTCTCGATCTTCAAGTTCCTCCGGTACCTCAAGGACGAGCTGCTGATCGTGCTGGGCACGTCGTCGTCGGAGTCGGTGCTGCCGCGGATGCTGGTGAAGCTGGAGGCGGCGGGCGCGGACAAGTCGGTGGTCGGCCTGACGATCCCGACCGGGTACTCGTTCAACCTCGACGGCACGTGCATCTACCTGACGATGGGCGCGATCTTCATCGCCCAGGCGACCGGCCACGACGTGGGCATCGGCACCCAGGTCGGCCTGCTGCTGTTCATGCTGCTGGCGTCGAAGGGCGCGGCGGGCGTGACCGGCGCGGGGCTGGTGACGCTGGCGGCGTCGCTGACGGCGTTCGAGGCGAACAGCGCCATCCCGGCGGTGGGCATCGCGCTGATCGTCGGCATCGACCGGTTCATGTCCGAGGCGCGGGCGATCACCAACGTCATCGGCAACGGCGTCGGCACGCTCGTGGTGGCCCGCTGGCAGGGGCAGCTCGACCGGGCGCGGCTCAAGGAGGTCCTGGACAACCCCGCCGACGTCGACGTCGACGCCCTGCTGGACCGCGGGGAGGGCCACGACGCCGAGCGCGCCGATCACGCCGGGAGGGCCGTCGCCAAGGTGTGA
- the lgt gene encoding prolipoprotein diacylglyceryl transferase has product MTTFLATIPSPDRGVWHLGPIPIRAYALCIILGIIVAIWWGERRWVARGGVKGEVTDIAVFAVPFGLVGGRLYHVATDWPKYFGEGRNPWEALAIWNGGLGIWGAIALGGVGAWIACRRRGIPLPVMADALAPGIVTAQAIGRLGNYFNQELYGGPTTLPWGLEIYERVDPATGLRDELSGVALDHTPIDVVHPTFLYELLWNLGVALLVVLVDRKLRLGHGRAFALYVAGYTAGRFWIEIMRTDPATEVFGLRINVITSVVVFLGAVVYFVLAGKRGGREVIVRGGEGPDGGGATAADAGAGRDGEHDRADAAPGSDGARDGAGGVSGSGGGRDLADGVPGSGGARDRADAEPVKADTEPVKADAKAGPTAAPDGTPSEKPAE; this is encoded by the coding sequence GTGACGACTTTCCTCGCGACGATCCCCAGCCCCGACCGGGGTGTGTGGCACCTGGGGCCGATTCCGATCCGCGCCTACGCGCTGTGCATCATCCTCGGCATCATCGTGGCCATCTGGTGGGGCGAACGCCGCTGGGTGGCCCGTGGCGGGGTGAAGGGCGAGGTCACCGACATCGCGGTGTTCGCGGTGCCGTTCGGCCTCGTCGGCGGCCGGCTCTACCACGTGGCGACCGACTGGCCGAAGTACTTCGGCGAGGGCAGGAACCCGTGGGAGGCGCTCGCGATCTGGAACGGCGGCCTCGGCATCTGGGGCGCCATCGCGCTGGGCGGTGTCGGCGCGTGGATCGCCTGCCGCCGCCGGGGTATCCCGCTGCCCGTGATGGCCGACGCGCTCGCGCCGGGCATCGTCACCGCGCAGGCCATCGGCCGGCTCGGCAACTACTTCAACCAGGAGCTGTACGGCGGTCCCACCACGCTGCCGTGGGGCCTGGAGATCTACGAGCGGGTCGACCCGGCCACCGGCCTGCGGGACGAGCTGAGCGGCGTGGCGCTGGACCACACGCCGATCGACGTCGTGCACCCGACGTTCCTGTACGAGCTGCTGTGGAACCTGGGCGTGGCGCTGCTGGTCGTGCTGGTCGACCGGAAGCTGCGGCTCGGGCACGGCCGGGCGTTCGCGCTGTACGTCGCCGGCTACACGGCGGGCCGGTTCTGGATCGAGATCATGCGGACCGACCCGGCGACGGAGGTGTTCGGCCTGCGGATCAACGTCATCACCTCGGTGGTGGTGTTCCTCGGCGCGGTCGTCTACTTCGTGCTGGCCGGGAAGCGGGGCGGCCGCGAGGTCATCGTGCGCGGCGGCGAGGGACCCGACGGCGGTGGCGCGACCGCCGCGGACGCCGGGGCCGGGCGCGACGGCGAGCACGACCGGGCCGACGCGGCCCCCGGCTCCGACGGCGCGCGTGACGGGGCCGGCGGGGTGTCCGGGTCGGGCGGTGGTCGTGACCTGGCCGACGGGGTGCCGGGGTCGGGCGGCGCACGCGACCGGGCCGACGCCGAGCCCGTCAAGGCCGACACCGAGCCCGTCAAGGCGGACGCCAAGGCCGGTCCGACCGCGGCCCCGGACGGCACGCCGAGCGAGAAGCCGGCCGAGTAG
- a CDS encoding Trp biosynthesis-associated membrane protein yields MSEPRARRPLWIVVLLLLGGAAALWGSSSLVWDASADRRGDEVVPALGPLALLCLAAIAAVVALGGRLRRALGVLVAAAGGTAAFLGLSTAGAPAGRGLAALAGALVLGAGAVLVVRGPAMPGLGGGYRTPGAARRAADPERELWNALERGDDPTDRD; encoded by the coding sequence GTGTCTGAGCCGCGCGCGAGGCGTCCACTGTGGATCGTCGTGCTGCTGCTGCTGGGCGGCGCGGCGGCGCTGTGGGGGTCGTCGAGCCTCGTCTGGGACGCTTCGGCGGACCGAAGGGGCGACGAGGTGGTGCCCGCGCTCGGGCCGCTGGCCCTGCTGTGCCTGGCCGCGATCGCCGCGGTGGTGGCGCTGGGCGGCCGGCTGCGGCGGGCGCTGGGCGTGCTCGTGGCCGCGGCGGGCGGCACGGCGGCGTTCCTCGGGCTCTCGACGGCCGGCGCGCCGGCCGGTCGCGGTCTCGCCGCGCTGGCCGGCGCCCTCGTGCTCGGCGCGGGAGCGGTGCTGGTCGTGCGGGGTCCGGCGATGCCCGGCCTGGGGGGCGGCTACCGGACGCCCGGCGCGGCCAGGCGGGCCGCCGACCCCGAGCGCGAGCTGTGGAACGCGTTGGAGCGCGGTGACGATCCCACCGACCGGGACTGA
- a CDS encoding response regulator transcription factor: MRILVVEDDDRVARGLLTALRHAGYEVHRAATAAAALTAPTADVVLLDLGLPDGDGLDVLRELRRRPGTAVITVTARGEERERVLGLRAGADDYVVKPFGTAELLARIEAVLRRTRAARAAEDTAHRVALGPLTLDPATRLATAGGEPVPLTRKEFDLLALLVTRAGTVVSRDLIVDQVWQAHWEAPSRTLDTHIAALRGKLGDAVRIETIRGVGYRVAAHP, from the coding sequence ATGCGCATCCTCGTCGTCGAGGACGACGACCGGGTGGCGCGGGGCCTGCTGACCGCCCTGCGGCACGCGGGCTACGAGGTGCACCGCGCGGCGACGGCCGCCGCCGCGCTCACCGCGCCGACCGCCGACGTCGTGCTGCTCGACCTCGGCCTGCCCGACGGCGACGGCCTGGACGTGCTGCGCGAACTCCGCCGCCGGCCGGGCACGGCGGTCATCACCGTGACCGCCCGCGGCGAGGAGCGCGAACGCGTGCTCGGCCTGCGCGCGGGCGCGGACGACTACGTCGTCAAGCCGTTCGGCACGGCGGAGCTGCTGGCGCGCATCGAGGCGGTCCTGCGCCGCACGCGGGCCGCCCGCGCGGCGGAGGACACGGCGCACCGGGTCGCGCTGGGCCCGCTCACCCTCGACCCGGCGACCCGCCTCGCCACGGCGGGCGGCGAGCCGGTCCCGCTGACGCGCAAGGAGTTCGACCTGCTGGCCCTGCTGGTGACGAGGGCGGGCACGGTCGTCAGCCGCGACCTGATCGTGGACCAGGTGTGGCAGGCGCACTGGGAAGCGCCCTCGCGCACGCTCGACACGCACATCGCGGCGTTGCGCGGGAAGCTGGGCGACGCGGTGCGGATAGAGACGATCCGCGGGGTGGGCTACCGGGTGGCAGCCCACCCCTGA
- the trpC gene encoding indole-3-glycerol phosphate synthase TrpC, translating to MTVLDSIIEGVREDLAAREAELPFDVLREKAARVAPPQDVMAVLRSPGVGVIAEVKRRSPSKGALAEIPEPAELAAQYEAGGARVISVLTEQRRFGGSLADFDAVRAAVGVPLLRKDFIVSPYQVHEARLHGADLVLLIVAALEQNALVSLLDRVESLGMTALVEVHTAEEADRALEAGASVIGVNARNLHTLEVDKDVFGRIAPGLPFETIKIAESGVTGPGDLMAYAGAGADAVLVGESLVTSGDPKVAVNKLVTAGSHPACPRPSR from the coding sequence ATGACCGTGCTGGACTCGATCATCGAAGGCGTCCGGGAAGACCTCGCCGCGCGCGAGGCGGAACTGCCCTTCGACGTGCTCAGGGAGAAGGCCGCCAGGGTGGCGCCGCCGCAGGACGTGATGGCGGTCCTGCGGTCGCCGGGCGTGGGCGTGATCGCGGAGGTGAAGCGGCGCAGCCCGTCCAAGGGCGCGCTCGCGGAGATCCCGGAGCCCGCCGAGCTGGCCGCGCAGTACGAGGCGGGCGGCGCGCGGGTGATCAGCGTGCTGACCGAGCAGCGCAGGTTCGGCGGGTCGCTGGCCGACTTCGACGCGGTGCGCGCCGCGGTCGGCGTCCCGTTGCTGCGCAAGGACTTCATCGTCAGCCCGTACCAGGTGCACGAGGCGCGCCTGCACGGCGCGGACCTGGTGCTGCTGATCGTGGCGGCGCTGGAGCAGAACGCCCTGGTGTCGCTGCTGGACCGGGTGGAGTCGCTGGGCATGACGGCGCTGGTGGAGGTCCACACGGCGGAGGAGGCCGACCGCGCGCTGGAGGCCGGCGCGAGCGTCATCGGCGTGAACGCGCGCAACCTCCACACGCTGGAGGTGGACAAGGACGTGTTCGGGCGGATCGCGCCCGGCCTGCCCTTCGAGACGATCAAGATCGCCGAGTCCGGGGTGACCGGGCCGGGCGACCTGATGGCCTACGCGGGCGCGGGAGCCGACGCGGTGCTGGTCGGCGAATCACTCGTGACGAGCGGCGACCCCAAGGTCGCGGTGAACAAGCTGGTGACGGCGGGGTCGCACCCCGCGTGTCCCCGGCCGAGCCGGTAA
- the trpA gene encoding tryptophan synthase subunit alpha: MSRLAGVFEECRSESRAALIGYLPAGYPTVEGSKDVLRTMVASGCDLVEVGLPYSDPVMDGSTIQLASEQALRGGFRVRDLFGVVESVAAHGGRAVVMTYWNPVLRYGVDAFARDLAAAGGLGLITPDLVPDEAQEWLAASEAHDLDRVFLVAPSSTEERIDLTARSSRGFLYATSVMGVTGARDVVSSAAPALVRRVREHTDLPVAVGLGVRSGAQAAELAAFADGVIVGSAFVTAVRDDRVAALAAELAEGVRQVPTPA; encoded by the coding sequence ATGAGCAGGCTGGCCGGTGTGTTCGAGGAGTGCCGGTCCGAGTCGCGGGCCGCGCTGATCGGGTACCTGCCCGCCGGCTACCCGACGGTCGAGGGCTCGAAGGACGTGCTGCGCACGATGGTGGCGTCCGGGTGCGACCTGGTCGAGGTCGGCCTGCCGTACTCGGACCCGGTGATGGACGGCTCGACCATCCAGCTCGCCTCCGAGCAGGCGCTGCGCGGCGGGTTCCGGGTGCGCGACCTGTTCGGCGTGGTCGAGTCGGTGGCCGCGCACGGCGGGCGCGCGGTCGTGATGACGTACTGGAACCCGGTGCTGCGGTACGGGGTGGACGCGTTCGCCCGCGACCTGGCCGCGGCCGGCGGGCTGGGGCTCATCACGCCCGACCTGGTGCCCGACGAGGCGCAGGAGTGGCTGGCCGCGTCCGAGGCACACGACCTGGACCGGGTCTTCCTCGTCGCGCCGTCGTCCACCGAGGAGCGCATCGACCTGACGGCGCGGTCGTCGCGGGGCTTCCTGTACGCGACGTCGGTGATGGGCGTGACGGGCGCGCGCGACGTGGTGTCGTCGGCCGCTCCGGCGCTGGTGCGGCGGGTGCGGGAGCACACGGACCTGCCGGTGGCGGTGGGGCTGGGCGTGCGGTCCGGCGCGCAGGCGGCGGAGCTGGCGGCGTTCGCGGACGGGGTCATCGTCGGGTCGGCCTTCGTGACGGCCGTGCGCGACGACCGCGTGGCGGCGCTGGCCGCCGAGCTGGCGGAGGGCGTGCGACAGGTGCCCACACCGGCCTGA